The Erwinia sorbitola nucleotide sequence GGTCCACAGATTGCTGATCCCCGTTGCCTGGCCGCCGTTACCGATGCCCCAGAGAATAATGCCAAAACCGGCGACAATCATCAGGATAATGGTGGCGACTTTAAACAACGACAGCCAGAATTCCACTTCACCGAACACCTTAACCGTAGCAAGATTAAGTGCGCCGATAATCAACACCACGCTTAAAACCCAAATCCAGTGCTGCACATCCGGGAACCACACGCCCATATAGATACCAAAGGCGGTAACATCCGCAATGGCAACTATCAGGATTTCAAAGCAGTAGGTCCAACCGGTGATATAACCTGAGAGCGGGCCAAGATAATCACGCGCATAGCGTGAAAATGAACTGGCCTGAGGGTTATTAACGGACATTTCGCCAAGGGCGCGCATAATAATATATGCAGCAGCCCCTCCTACCAGGTAGGCAATCAGGACGCCAGGACCGGCCATTCTGATGGCATCAGCCGAGCCATAAAACAGCCCGGTACCAATAGCTGAACCGAGAGCCATAAACCGAATATGGCGAGTGCTCAGACCTTTTTTGAGTGTTGAACTTGTCATAATTACACCTGTCGGCCCCTTACCGGCAAGGAGGCAAGGGAAAGTTTTACAACGCTATTGCTGATGCGCAGTAACCGACTGGCGGCCTGAAACGCGATCGTACAAAGCCACCAATACCAGCATCACCAGTGAAGGCGGCAACCATGCCAATCCCTGATCGGCTAAAGGCAGACTTTGGGTAAATGCTGGCAGTATTGCCTTAAAGTTTGTGCTTTTTATTGCATCGACAATACCGAAAAGCAGACTAATCAGCATAACTGGCGCGATGATTCTCGTGCTTTTATTCCACCACTTTAAGGTAAAACTTAACAGTACCAGCACAATACAAGGTGGGTAAATCGCAGTTAATACTGGAATTGAAATCTGGATAAGATGACTCAGACCCAGGTTTGAAACCACCATCGAGAACAGGCCAAGAATAAACACTAACTGACGATAGCTAAGAGGCAGGTAGTGCTCAAAGAACTCTGCACAGGCGCAGGTCAGACCAACAGCCGTCACCATACAGGCAACGAAAATCAGTGCGGCCAGGAAGAAGCTGCCCATATTTCCGAAGGTGTGCTGCACATAAGCATGCAGAATAGCGGCACCGTTAGCATTCTGGTCAACGATAGAAGCGCTGTCAGAACCGAGCTTAAACAGTGCCAGATAAACCAGCGTCAGGCCCACACCAGCAATCAGACCCGCAATCACGGTGTAACGGGTTAATAATTTCGCTTCACTGATGCCGCGCGAGCGTGCTGCGTTGACAATAACAATGCCAAACACCAGCGCCCCGAGGGTATCCATGGTCAGATAACCGTTCACAAAGCCGCTGGAGAATGCCGCACGTTGATAATCAACGGTTGCAGGCGCGAGGCCACCCGCCGGCCACAGCAGCGCGGCCAGACCCAGAATAGTCAGGGCAAAAATTTTCAGCGGTGCCAGCACATGGCCTACGGTATCCAGCAGTTTGCCCGGATAGAGGGAGACGCCTATCACCAGAGCAAAGTAAACCATGCTGTAGAGCATCAGCGGCAGCGTGCCGTCGCCCGTCAGCGGGGCAATCCCCACTTCAAACGATACCGTCGCGGTACGTGGCGTAGCAAACAGCGGGCCAACGGCCAGATAACAGACGGTCGCCAGCACCACGCCAGCCGCTTTACCTATTGGCGAACTAAGGGCGTCAATACCGCCGCCGACGCGTGCCAGCGCAATAACGGTAATCACCGGCAGTCCCACTGCGGTGATCAGAAAGCCGAGAGCGGCAATCCAGACGTGTTCACCAGACTGGATCCCCACC carries:
- the brnQ gene encoding branched-chain amino acid transporter carrier protein BrnQ — translated: MTHRLTSKDILALGFMTFALFVGAGNIIFPPMVGIQSGEHVWIAALGFLITAVGLPVITVIALARVGGGIDALSSPIGKAAGVVLATVCYLAVGPLFATPRTATVSFEVGIAPLTGDGTLPLMLYSMVYFALVIGVSLYPGKLLDTVGHVLAPLKIFALTILGLAALLWPAGGLAPATVDYQRAAFSSGFVNGYLTMDTLGALVFGIVIVNAARSRGISEAKLLTRYTVIAGLIAGVGLTLVYLALFKLGSDSASIVDQNANGAAILHAYVQHTFGNMGSFFLAALIFVACMVTAVGLTCACAEFFEHYLPLSYRQLVFILGLFSMVVSNLGLSHLIQISIPVLTAIYPPCIVLVLLSFTLKWWNKSTRIIAPVMLISLLFGIVDAIKSTNFKAILPAFTQSLPLADQGLAWLPPSLVMLVLVALYDRVSGRQSVTAHQQ